Part of the Trichoderma asperellum chromosome 1, complete sequence genome is shown below.
TCCAGGCCTGGTCAATACCTTTGTCTGCAACTGCTTCGACTGCCGCAAAGTCACCGCATCCATGTTCGCCTCCAACTTTACCATCGACAACTCTTACCTCAAGTACATTCGTGGCGAGGACAATATCACTCGCTGGGGCCAGAGCAAGACACCTGCTTCTGGAACCGAAATGACCAACGGCTTTTGCAAGACATGCGGCACGCTCATGTATCGCAGGAGCGAACTCTTCCCGAACAAAAGCTACATGAGAATCGGCACCGTGGACGATTTCAACCTGCACGAAACCAAGCTCAAGCCTCAGGTCGAGATCTTCACTGATAGCCGTGTGAATTGGTGGCATGGAGTGGAGGGAGCCAAGGCCATGCCAGGTCCTTTCAAGACAGCCTCCATGTGACTACGtgagaggaagacgagactGTAAACGGGCATTAGACAATAGATGTACTATACGATAGAGGTGTTTGCGGGAGTGTTCTAGACTGATGAATagactcttttttcttccattacTCCGTATTACATGCACCTTTCTCCTGTCTGACGTGTCAGGAATGTGGCTGCTTACCGTACAGCGCATTTGCATAGATATTTAAGCATAGCTACATGCTTCGTGTAATGTACCTTCTATCCACTAGTACCTATGCACACAGGTAGGAAATATGAAGTAGAGAGCCTCACCTCATCCCATCCTGGGCGCTTGTGGTAAACCATGTGTGCTGCTGAAAGCATGATTGGTGCAACTATTGCCAAGGTACAAGATGCCCCTCCCGTGTCTCGCGGTGCTATCCGAGTCGGAGCGATGGTTCCGTCATACATTCCGCCGTCACACAACACCATGATCCCACCTCGTCCGCAGCGTTGCATTTCAGGTGCCGACGTGGCACATGGCCTTAGCTCTTGGTGACCTAATGCCgcggatatttttttttttctcaaagaGATGGGCGGGAGGAGCGGGAGCAGCACTGCATTGCGGCCATGTGCCGATGAATCCCTATGGGCTGATGCCGAGTCCAAAATGTGACGTCTTAATGTTCAGCTCCAATGAGGCAACCAGAGCCCAAGGCAACATCGTGCCGTTAACGTTCCGAtatgttatttttttttttttttttcgctctgCCGAATCCTTCCTAAGGCTGAGCCCATAGCACGACTATTGTCTGAGTGAGAAGCCCCCGCATCTCAAAATACGATGCTTGGCGCGTTGATCCCGTCCAAAGCTCCTCCGCTAGCGAGGGCCTCTACCTCACCTGCTCACTTACAACGAACGCCCTACTTTGTGCTCTTTCAGCCAGCAATAGTCTATAGATTACGCAATGGAAAGATCGAGACATAATCCTTCGA
Proteins encoded:
- a CDS encoding uncharacterized protein (EggNog:ENOG41~antiSMASH:Cluster_1.8), with product MIWILRKLRYSSTGSLRSINKQKQLKQALLATSLCNSLRANTTHPPFTMSNNVRSQDLPLSGVARDGWSTETEATATCFCGAVQVVVPIVAPGLVNTFVCNCFDCRKVTASMFASNFTIDNSYLKYIRGEDNITRWGQSKTPASGTEMTNGFCKTCGTLMYRRSELFPNKSYMRIGTVDDFNLHETKLKPQVEIFTDSRVNWWHGVEGAKAMPGPFKTASM